One genomic segment of Hymenobacter psoromatis includes these proteins:
- a CDS encoding fatty acid desaturase family protein, which produces MKVLAASTDPVYCRPAAPSALHRGLSCYLQDERDMPFAYLCLKITVTMLPLAVLLFVPALRGAWWWATFGLFFFFSNARYKGPFGLMLHCTSHRVLFKKKHNWLNQYIPWVLAPLFGQTPESYFVHHMGMHHPENNLPDDQSSTMYYQRDSLGGFLRYVSDFLALGAVRLAGYFTRRNKPTLRLRLLRGELLYVGLTAALAFVNLPATLAVFVVPLVLSRVIMMLGNWAQHAFVAADSPDNCYTNSVTCINTSYNHKCWNDGYHISHHLKPALHWTDHPAHFRKNLALYAENEAIVFDGIHFLHIFFFLMGKRYDLLARHFVELRPTPRTETEVTALLRARTQRIGRAAVVVEEGAPSYAAA; this is translated from the coding sequence ATGAAAGTACTCGCCGCCTCGACCGACCCGGTGTATTGCCGGCCGGCGGCTCCCTCGGCGCTACACCGTGGGCTGAGCTGCTACTTGCAGGACGAGCGCGACATGCCCTTTGCCTACCTCTGCCTCAAAATAACGGTTACCATGCTGCCGCTGGCGGTGTTGCTGTTCGTGCCAGCGCTGCGCGGGGCGTGGTGGTGGGCCACTTTCGGGCTGTTTTTCTTCTTTAGCAATGCGCGCTACAAGGGGCCGTTTGGGCTGATGCTGCACTGCACTAGCCACCGGGTGCTGTTCAAGAAAAAACATAACTGGCTGAACCAGTACATTCCGTGGGTGCTGGCCCCGCTGTTTGGTCAAACGCCGGAGTCGTACTTCGTGCACCACATGGGGATGCACCACCCCGAAAACAACCTGCCCGACGACCAAAGCTCCACCATGTACTACCAGCGCGACTCGCTGGGCGGGTTTCTGCGCTACGTCAGCGATTTTCTGGCGCTGGGCGCGGTGCGGCTGGCGGGCTACTTCACGCGGCGCAATAAGCCAACTTTACGCTTGCGGCTGCTGCGCGGCGAGCTGCTGTATGTGGGGCTCACCGCAGCGCTGGCCTTCGTGAACCTGCCAGCCACGCTGGCTGTGTTCGTGGTACCACTTGTCTTGTCGCGGGTTATTATGATGTTGGGCAACTGGGCGCAGCACGCCTTCGTGGCCGCCGACAGCCCCGACAACTGCTACACCAACAGCGTGACCTGCATCAATACCAGCTACAACCACAAGTGCTGGAACGACGGCTACCACATCAGCCACCACCTCAAGCCAGCCCTGCACTGGACCGACCACCCCGCGCACTTTCGCAAAAACCTGGCTCTGTACGCCGAGAACGAGGCCATTGTCTTCGATGGCATCCACTTTCTGCACATCTTTTTCTTTCTGATGGGTAAGCGCTACGACCTGCTGGCCCGCCACTTCGTGGAGTTGCGCCCTACCCCCCGCACCGAGACTGAAGTCACGGCCCTGCTGCGGGCCCGCACCCAGCGCATTGGCCGGGCGGCGGTAGTGGTTGAAGAAGGTGCGCCGAGCTACGCGGCGGCGTGA
- a CDS encoding zf-HC2 domain-containing protein, with protein MLPAHPLLNATAPAGPHLPVALLRQYAAGTLAPAARHRVEAHTLACDRCADMLEGLLQTPPATTDQALARLQQRLRQRVQPPAPARLARRPRRHRWLGPQLATAAALLLGLLAGGWWAWQQRQRPAVPVASVALPSRTETPTPPAPANARAVASQPSPTPTPTPIGGYAALHEYLQKGAAAFNPNPQNGPRRMGRVVVRLRIGADGQVQRAETVRKLRADYDAEAMRLLRKGPTWQSDLNASPTVDVTVVF; from the coding sequence ATGCTGCCTGCCCACCCGCTGCTGAACGCTACTGCCCCAGCCGGCCCGCACCTGCCGGTAGCGCTGCTGCGCCAGTATGCGGCGGGCACGCTGGCCCCGGCGGCCCGGCACCGCGTGGAGGCTCACACCCTGGCCTGCGACCGCTGCGCCGACATGCTGGAGGGCCTGCTGCAAACCCCGCCCGCCACCACCGACCAGGCGCTGGCCCGGCTGCAACAGCGCCTCCGCCAGCGCGTGCAACCGCCTGCCCCGGCCCGGCTGGCCCGGCGGCCCCGGCGGCACCGCTGGCTGGGGCCGCAGCTGGCCACGGCGGCGGCGCTGCTGCTGGGCCTGCTGGCCGGCGGCTGGTGGGCCTGGCAGCAGCGGCAGCGCCCAGCCGTGCCAGTCGCCAGCGTAGCGCTCCCCAGCCGCACCGAGACCCCTACCCCCCCCGCCCCGGCCAACGCCAGGGCGGTAGCCAGCCAGCCATCACCCACACCCACGCCCACACCCATTGGGGGCTATGCGGCCCTGCATGAGTATTTGCAAAAAGGTGCTGCCGCATTCAACCCGAACCCCCAGAACGGCCCACGCCGCATGGGCCGGGTGGTGGTGCGGCTACGCATCGGGGCCGATGGCCAGGTGCAGCGGGCCGAGACCGTGCGCAAGCTGCGCGCCGACTATGATGCCGAAGCCATGCGGCTTCTGCGAAAAGGCCCTACCTGGCAGTCTGACCTCAACGCTAGCCCGACGGTCGATGTGACGGTAGTATTTTAG
- the dnaE gene encoding DNA polymerase III subunit alpha produces the protein MPVFSHLHSHTQYSLLDGQASISALMKKAQADGMPAVALTDHGNMFGAFNFVAEANKYNVKPIVGCEFYLVADRHKKSFLREKGEKDNRYHQLLLAKDQAGYHNLSKLCSMSFIEGVYSKFPRIDKELLMQYHEGLIATSCCIGAEVPQAILFESEERAEELLKWWLDVFGEDYYIEIQRHGLMNFDGTGKSQEDVNQVLLRLAKKYNVKVICTNDSHYVDQTDYAAHDLLLCVNTAEERSIPVGDFETNYYTVLTADQRVHYDTLDNLKAAHSYDENARRMLARIDEELQKPPKQRKRRFGFANDQFFFKSQAQMNALFADVPASVDNTNEIVDKITPPKLARDILLPNFPLPPQFANADDYLRELTFKGAFEGPKPRYSERTAEVEERLNYELRIIQTMGFAGYFLITQDFINKGRSMGVAVGPGRGSAAGSAVAYCVGITNIDPIKYSLLFERFLNPERVSMPDIDIDFDDVNRQKVIDYVVQKYGKTQVAQIITFGTMAAKSSIKDVARALELPLPAANEIAKLVPEKPGTTLAGAFRDVPELAAIRADQSDLKGQILALAERLEGSVRNTGIHAAGIIIAPDDITKYIPVSTSKDSDLLITQFDGKVIESAGMLKMDFLGLKTLTIIVDALNLIERNHGLKIDIDDIPLDDEKTYQLYQRGDTIGTFQFESEGMRMYLKDLKPTNIEDLIAMNALYRPGPMQFIPDFINRKHGREPVEYPHELLKPILDYSQGIMVYQEQIMQTAQILAGYSLGGADLLRRAMGKKDMKKMALEREKFIEGAGKLHKIPAKKASEVFDVMEKFAEYGFNRSHSAAYSVVAYQTGYLKANYPAEYMAAVLTNNMGDIKKVTFFIEEARKQGVAVLGPDVNESEQKFNVPRANQIRFGLAAIKGAGEAAVLELVEERQKKGPFSDVFDFAKRINLRSVNKKTWESLAQAGAFDSFEKYNRRQFMDAPAGDQNLIEKAMKLGQQYQAAKESAQHSLFGASAFGAVAAPLPKVPDLDEWSTTEKLRREKEVVGFYLSGHPLDIYRMEIDAYCTCPLDKLEDQKGKDVNIAGLISGVLFRTTKSGQPMVSFNVEDYDSSINLALFRDDYSKFGPLINPKNYHNEQVPPMFIRGKMELRYGTQDQWELKIKTMEQLANVADKLSKGVRVKLDLRTVTGPMIDRLQEAIEHAKGSKRLEIQFVEPHERLAVDMFSRRFQIEPKSFIEKMREFELDVCSLL, from the coding sequence ATGCCCGTTTTCTCCCACCTGCATTCTCACACCCAATATTCGCTGCTCGACGGCCAGGCCAGCATTTCGGCCCTCATGAAGAAGGCCCAGGCCGACGGCATGCCCGCCGTGGCCCTCACCGACCACGGCAACATGTTCGGGGCCTTCAACTTCGTGGCCGAGGCCAATAAGTACAACGTGAAGCCCATTGTGGGCTGCGAGTTTTACCTGGTGGCCGACCGCCACAAGAAATCCTTTTTGCGCGAAAAAGGCGAAAAGGACAACCGCTACCATCAGCTGCTGCTGGCTAAGGACCAGGCCGGCTACCACAACCTGAGCAAGCTCTGCTCGATGAGCTTCATCGAGGGCGTGTACTCCAAGTTCCCGCGCATTGATAAAGAGCTGCTGATGCAGTACCACGAGGGCCTGATTGCCACCTCGTGCTGCATCGGCGCCGAGGTGCCGCAGGCCATTTTATTCGAGAGTGAGGAGCGGGCCGAGGAGCTGCTGAAATGGTGGCTCGACGTGTTTGGCGAGGACTACTACATCGAGATTCAGCGGCACGGGCTGATGAACTTCGACGGCACCGGCAAGAGCCAGGAGGACGTGAACCAGGTGCTGCTGCGGCTGGCAAAGAAGTACAACGTTAAGGTTATCTGCACCAACGACTCGCACTACGTGGACCAGACCGACTACGCGGCCCACGACCTGCTGCTGTGCGTGAACACGGCCGAGGAGCGCAGCATCCCGGTCGGTGATTTCGAGACGAACTACTACACCGTGCTCACCGCCGACCAGCGCGTACACTACGACACCCTCGACAACCTGAAAGCCGCCCACAGCTACGACGAGAATGCCCGCCGGATGCTGGCCCGCATCGATGAGGAGCTGCAAAAGCCGCCGAAGCAGCGCAAGCGCCGCTTCGGCTTCGCCAACGACCAGTTCTTTTTCAAGAGCCAGGCGCAGATGAACGCGCTCTTCGCCGACGTACCGGCGAGTGTGGATAACACGAACGAAATTGTGGATAAGATTACGCCGCCCAAGCTGGCGCGCGATATCCTGCTGCCCAACTTCCCCCTACCCCCCCAGTTTGCCAACGCCGACGACTACCTGCGCGAGCTCACTTTCAAAGGCGCGTTTGAAGGCCCCAAGCCGCGCTACTCCGAGCGCACGGCCGAGGTGGAGGAGCGCCTGAACTACGAGCTGCGCATCATCCAGACAATGGGCTTTGCGGGCTATTTTCTGATTACCCAGGACTTTATCAACAAGGGCCGAAGCATGGGCGTGGCCGTGGGGCCAGGCCGCGGCTCGGCAGCCGGCTCGGCAGTGGCCTACTGCGTGGGCATCACCAACATTGACCCCATTAAGTACTCGCTGCTGTTCGAGCGCTTTTTGAACCCGGAGCGCGTGTCGATGCCCGATATCGACATTGACTTTGACGATGTGAACCGCCAGAAAGTCATTGACTACGTGGTGCAGAAATACGGCAAAACGCAGGTGGCGCAAATTATCACTTTCGGCACGATGGCCGCCAAAAGTTCTATCAAGGACGTGGCGCGGGCCTTGGAGTTGCCCCTACCCGCCGCCAACGAGATTGCCAAGCTCGTGCCCGAAAAGCCCGGCACTACCCTGGCCGGAGCCTTCCGCGATGTACCCGAGCTAGCCGCCATCCGCGCCGACCAGAGCGACCTCAAGGGCCAGATTCTGGCCCTGGCCGAGCGCCTCGAAGGCTCGGTGCGCAACACTGGCATTCACGCGGCGGGCATCATCATCGCGCCAGATGATATTACCAAGTATATCCCCGTCTCGACTTCCAAAGACTCGGACCTGCTCATCACGCAGTTCGACGGCAAGGTAATTGAGAGCGCCGGGATGCTGAAGATGGACTTTCTGGGTCTTAAAACCCTGACCATCATTGTGGACGCGCTGAATCTGATTGAGCGCAACCACGGCCTCAAGATTGATATTGACGACATCCCGCTCGATGACGAGAAGACCTACCAGCTCTACCAACGCGGCGACACCATCGGCACTTTCCAGTTTGAAAGTGAAGGCATGCGCATGTACCTCAAGGACCTGAAACCCACCAACATTGAGGACCTCATTGCCATGAACGCGCTCTACCGGCCCGGCCCCATGCAGTTCATCCCGGACTTCATCAACCGCAAGCACGGCCGCGAGCCGGTGGAGTACCCGCACGAGCTGCTAAAGCCTATTCTGGACTATAGCCAGGGAATTATGGTGTACCAGGAGCAAATCATGCAAACGGCGCAGATTCTGGCGGGCTATTCGCTGGGCGGGGCCGACCTGTTGCGCCGGGCAATGGGTAAGAAGGACATGAAGAAGATGGCCTTGGAGCGCGAGAAATTCATCGAGGGCGCGGGCAAGCTGCACAAGATTCCGGCGAAGAAAGCGAGTGAAGTGTTCGACGTGATGGAGAAGTTCGCCGAGTACGGATTTAACCGCTCCCACTCAGCTGCTTATAGCGTAGTTGCCTATCAAACCGGGTATTTGAAGGCCAACTACCCCGCCGAATACATGGCCGCCGTGCTCACCAACAACATGGGCGACATCAAGAAGGTGACCTTTTTTATCGAGGAGGCCCGCAAGCAGGGGGTAGCTGTGCTGGGGCCCGACGTGAACGAAAGCGAGCAGAAATTCAACGTGCCGCGCGCCAACCAGATTCGCTTCGGGCTGGCCGCCATCAAGGGTGCGGGCGAGGCAGCCGTACTGGAATTGGTGGAGGAGCGCCAAAAAAAGGGTCCCTTCTCCGACGTTTTTGATTTTGCCAAGCGCATCAACCTGCGCTCGGTGAACAAGAAAACCTGGGAGAGCCTGGCCCAGGCCGGCGCGTTCGACAGCTTCGAGAAGTACAACCGCCGGCAGTTCATGGACGCGCCGGCCGGCGACCAGAACCTCATCGAAAAGGCGATGAAACTGGGCCAGCAGTATCAGGCAGCCAAGGAGTCGGCGCAGCATAGCTTGTTCGGGGCCAGCGCGTTCGGGGCCGTAGCCGCGCCCCTACCCAAGGTGCCGGACCTGGACGAGTGGAGCACCACCGAGAAGCTGCGCCGCGAAAAGGAAGTGGTAGGCTTCTACCTCTCGGGCCACCCGCTCGACATCTACCGCATGGAAATTGATGCCTACTGCACCTGCCCGCTCGACAAGCTGGAAGACCAGAAAGGCAAGGACGTGAACATCGCGGGCCTGATTTCGGGCGTCCTATTCCGCACCACCAAGAGTGGGCAACCGATGGTGTCGTTCAACGTGGAGGACTACGATTCCAGCATCAATCTGGCACTGTTCCGCGACGACTACAGCAAGTTTGGGCCGCTCATCAACCCCAAAAACTACCACAACGAGCAGGTGCCACCCATGTTCATTCGGGGCAAAATGGAGCTGCGCTACGGTACGCAGGACCAGTGGGAATTGAAAATTAAGACGATGGAACAGCTCGCCAACGTGGCTGACAAACTCAGCAAGGGCGTGCGCGTGAAGCTGGACCTGCGCACCGTGACCGGCCCCATGATTGACCGCTTGCAGGAAGCCATTGAGCACGCTAAGGGCTCGAAGCGGCTCGAAATTCAGTTCGTGGAGCCCCACGAGCGGCTGGCGGTAGACATGTTTTCGCGCCGCTTTCAAATTGAGCCTAAGTCGTTTATCGAGAAGATGCGTGAGTTTGAGTTGGATGTGTGCTCCCTATTGTAG
- a CDS encoding hemolysin family protein — translation MGLQVFLTFLLILVNAFFVAAEFSLIRVRFSQLELKAKEGSRLAGQALRVVRRLYDYLSATQLGVTLSSLLLGAVGEQLFTGLVLDLLPRLGLTISLATAHSIAVTVGLIILTFLHVLFGELFPKALAIQRPEAISLALVVPLRIFYLGTLPLTWFLSKASNLLLGAVGLSSAHGSAEAHTSDELRLLIDQSKESGQIQDSEHELIENVFQFNDRMVKQIMVPRTKLAAVNVNATDDEILELVFSEGFSRLPVYENNIDNIVGVLYVKDLLPLVRRQQPLELARIMRTAYFVPETKKINRLLRQFQRKHLVMAIVSDEFGGVSGIVTIEDIMEELVGEIQDEYDNEVPVVEKISESEYRVNTSTAIPDANEYLPYPLPEGEDYETVGGLLNVLYGNIPEVGDVAVLEPYEFRVLSRDRRVVELVQLRVLSPAAPASEPTDAL, via the coding sequence ATGGGCTTACAAGTATTCCTGACTTTTTTACTGATTTTAGTAAACGCTTTTTTCGTTGCTGCCGAGTTTTCCCTTATCCGGGTTCGCTTCTCGCAGCTCGAACTCAAGGCCAAGGAGGGCAGCCGCCTGGCCGGACAGGCCCTGAGGGTGGTGCGCCGCCTCTATGATTACTTGTCGGCCACGCAGCTCGGCGTCACGCTGTCGTCGCTGCTGCTAGGAGCCGTGGGCGAGCAGCTATTTACGGGCCTCGTGCTCGACCTGCTACCCCGCCTGGGCCTGACCATCAGTCTAGCAACGGCGCACAGCATTGCCGTCACGGTGGGGCTGATTATTCTGACTTTTCTGCACGTGCTCTTCGGTGAGCTGTTTCCGAAGGCGCTGGCCATTCAGCGGCCCGAGGCTATCAGCCTGGCGCTGGTGGTGCCGTTGCGCATCTTCTACCTGGGCACGCTGCCGCTAACCTGGTTTTTGTCGAAAGCTTCCAACCTGCTGCTCGGGGCGGTGGGCCTGAGCAGCGCGCACGGCAGTGCCGAAGCCCATACCTCCGACGAGTTGCGCCTGCTCATCGACCAGAGTAAGGAGAGCGGCCAGATTCAGGACTCAGAGCACGAGTTGATTGAGAATGTCTTTCAGTTCAACGACCGCATGGTGAAGCAGATAATGGTGCCCCGCACCAAACTCGCTGCCGTGAACGTGAACGCCACCGACGACGAAATCCTGGAGCTAGTATTCAGCGAAGGCTTTTCGCGGTTGCCCGTGTACGAAAACAACATCGATAATATCGTGGGCGTGCTCTACGTCAAGGACTTACTACCCCTGGTTCGGCGGCAGCAGCCCTTGGAGCTTGCCCGCATCATGCGCACGGCTTACTTCGTGCCTGAGACCAAGAAAATTAACCGGCTGCTACGCCAGTTTCAGCGCAAGCACCTGGTAATGGCCATCGTGAGTGACGAGTTTGGCGGCGTGTCGGGTATTGTCACCATTGAGGATATTATGGAGGAGTTGGTGGGCGAAATCCAGGACGAGTACGACAACGAGGTGCCCGTAGTGGAGAAGATTTCGGAGTCGGAGTACCGCGTGAATACCTCCACGGCGATTCCCGACGCCAACGAGTACTTGCCCTACCCCCTGCCCGAAGGCGAAGACTACGAAACCGTGGGCGGCCTGCTCAACGTGCTCTACGGCAACATTCCGGAGGTGGGCGACGTGGCCGTGCTAGAGCCTTACGAGTTTCGGGTGCTGAGCCGTGACCGCCGCGTGGTAGAGCTGGTGCAACTACGGGTGCTGAGCCCGGCCGCGCCGGCCAGCGAGCCCACCGATGCCCTGTAG
- a CDS encoding gamma carbonic anhydrase family protein yields the protein MPALLLPVHGIWPIIGPNCFLADNATVVGDVVLGRGCTVWFGAVVRGDVNRIRIGDETNIQDGAVLHCTYEKAALTIGSRVSIGHRAIVHGCTVADDVLIGMGAIVMDHAVVGSGCLIAAGAVVLERTVCEPGYLYAGVPAQKIKPVSAVQAEGISRTAANYQLYASWFGNK from the coding sequence ATGCCTGCACTGCTGCTCCCCGTTCACGGAATCTGGCCCATCATCGGCCCCAACTGCTTTCTGGCCGACAATGCGACCGTGGTGGGCGACGTAGTGCTGGGCCGGGGCTGTACCGTATGGTTCGGGGCCGTGGTGCGGGGCGACGTCAACCGCATCCGCATCGGCGACGAAACCAACATCCAGGACGGGGCCGTGCTGCACTGTACCTATGAAAAGGCGGCCCTCACCATCGGCTCGCGGGTGAGCATCGGGCACCGGGCCATCGTGCACGGCTGCACCGTGGCCGACGACGTGCTCATCGGTATGGGGGCCATCGTCATGGACCACGCCGTGGTGGGAAGCGGCTGCCTCATCGCGGCCGGGGCCGTAGTGCTCGAACGCACGGTTTGCGAGCCCGGCTACCTCTATGCCGGCGTGCCCGCTCAAAAAATAAAGCCCGTGAGCGCGGTGCAGGCCGAGGGCATAAGCCGCACGGCCGCCAATTATCAGCTGTACGCCAGCTGGTTTGGTAACAAATAA
- a CDS encoding GNAT family N-acetyltransferase: MIPLITQTPRLMLLATSRALLTAELQKPRYFPALLGAALPPSWPPALPEREEALTRALGVLTAGGRDAAGWYDWYVLRKPDGATPRTLIGTAAFLGPPDAVGCAEITGYLVPEWRGQGLGRELVAGLVQQATATGQVHLLVSHVPPEDLIPQRILLANGFASMGTDVGGRLRFERAVEPTPDLALQALA, from the coding sequence ATGATTCCGCTCATCACCCAAACGCCGCGGCTGATGCTATTGGCCACTAGCCGGGCCCTGCTCACGGCGGAGTTGCAAAAGCCGCGCTATTTCCCCGCCCTGCTCGGCGCGGCCCTACCCCCCAGCTGGCCGCCGGCCCTGCCCGAGCGGGAAGAGGCGCTGACCCGCGCGCTGGGTGTGCTCACGGCCGGCGGCCGCGACGCGGCCGGCTGGTACGACTGGTACGTGCTGCGCAAGCCCGACGGGGCCACGCCCCGCACCCTCATCGGCACGGCCGCCTTCCTGGGCCCGCCCGATGCGGTGGGCTGCGCCGAAATCACCGGTTACCTCGTGCCTGAGTGGCGCGGCCAGGGCCTGGGCCGCGAGTTGGTGGCCGGCCTGGTGCAACAGGCCACCGCCACGGGCCAGGTGCACCTACTGGTGTCCCATGTCCCACCCGAAGACCTGATACCCCAACGCATATTATTGGCCAACGGCTTTGCCTCGATGGGTACCGACGTGGGCGGCCGCCTGCGCTTCGAGCGTGCCGTGGAGCCTACCCCCGACTTGGCGCTGCAAGCGCTCGCGTAG
- the trxA gene encoding thioredoxin — MAHKAIEITDANFEEIINSDKPVLVDFWAEWCGPCRMVGPVVEELAGEFEGKAIIGKVDVDANPQTSMKFGIRSIPTLLVFKNGQIVDKQVGAVPKHVLAQKLEAQVTA; from the coding sequence ATGGCGCACAAAGCAATTGAAATAACCGATGCCAACTTCGAGGAGATTATTAACTCGGACAAGCCGGTACTCGTGGACTTCTGGGCCGAATGGTGTGGCCCGTGCCGCATGGTAGGCCCGGTGGTAGAGGAGCTAGCCGGCGAATTTGAAGGCAAAGCCATCATCGGTAAAGTAGACGTGGATGCTAACCCGCAGACTTCTATGAAGTTCGGTATCCGCAGCATTCCTACCCTGCTCGTATTCAAGAACGGCCAGATTGTGGATAAGCAGGTAGGGGCCGTGCCCAAGCACGTACTCGCCCAGAAGCTCGAAGCTCAGGTGACGGCGTAG
- a CDS encoding Lrp/AsnC family transcriptional regulator: MVRTYELDMVDYRILNILVQDAKLPYSEVARQIQVSAGTVHGRMNRLEELGIVRRATLSLDLAKLGYGTQVYIGITLLSNAFIAVVTEKLREIIEVTDAYFATGPYHIFTCLRCRNNEHLRAILRERIELIEGVVRTETLVLLDELFSRPVALKAD; encoded by the coding sequence ATGGTGCGTACGTATGAGCTGGATATGGTTGACTACCGTATCCTCAATATTTTAGTGCAGGATGCCAAGCTGCCTTATTCCGAAGTTGCCCGTCAGATTCAGGTGTCGGCGGGCACGGTACATGGGCGCATGAACCGCCTGGAAGAACTGGGTATTGTGCGCCGGGCTACTCTCTCGCTCGACCTGGCCAAGCTGGGCTATGGCACCCAGGTTTATATCGGTATCACGCTGCTTAGCAATGCGTTCATTGCAGTCGTAACCGAAAAGCTACGTGAAATAATAGAGGTAACGGATGCGTACTTTGCTACCGGCCCTTACCATATTTTTACGTGCTTGCGCTGCCGCAACAACGAACACCTGCGGGCCATCCTGCGCGAACGCATTGAGCTAATTGAGGGCGTAGTGCGGACCGAAACCCTGGTGTTGCTCGATGAACTGTTCAGCCGGCCCGTCGCGCTCAAGGCCGACTGA
- a CDS encoding proline iminopeptidase-family hydrolase yields the protein MPFSTLARRAAGLLLAATLPACQPSAPTTPAAASSAYFPAQETGVKTGGVQVIPITTPKGTFNVWTKKFGNNPKIKLLLLNGGPGATHEYFECMESFLPQDGVEFIYYDQLGCGNSDNPRDTSMWSLPRYVEEVEQVRQALNLNKDNFYLLGHSWGGILAAEYAFKYQKNLKGLIISNMMMSCPAYGKYADEVLAKQLKPEVLQEIRQIEAKKDFGNPRYMGLLEPNFYAEHLCRIVPNPEPVRRAMSKINQSLYVTMQGPSEFGISGKLTHWDRTKDLPQLTIPVLSIGGKYDTMDPAHMAWIATQVKQGAALICPQGSHMAMYDDQQTYMTGLRKFLKTVDDGSFRAGMKM from the coding sequence ATGCCTTTTTCTACCCTCGCTCGCCGCGCCGCCGGCCTGCTGCTGGCCGCCACGCTGCCCGCCTGCCAGCCCAGTGCCCCTACTACCCCGGCCGCTGCGTCCAGCGCCTACTTCCCAGCCCAGGAAACGGGCGTGAAAACCGGCGGCGTGCAAGTTATTCCCATTACTACCCCCAAGGGGACGTTCAACGTCTGGACCAAGAAGTTCGGTAACAACCCAAAAATCAAGCTTTTGCTGCTGAATGGCGGGCCGGGAGCTACGCACGAGTACTTTGAGTGCATGGAAAGCTTTCTGCCCCAGGATGGGGTGGAGTTTATTTACTACGACCAGCTGGGCTGCGGCAACTCCGACAACCCCCGCGACACCAGCATGTGGAGCCTGCCGCGCTACGTGGAAGAAGTGGAGCAGGTGCGCCAGGCGCTCAACCTCAATAAGGATAACTTCTACCTGCTGGGCCACTCCTGGGGTGGCATCCTGGCTGCCGAGTACGCTTTCAAATACCAGAAAAACCTCAAAGGTCTCATTATTAGTAATATGATGATGAGCTGCCCCGCCTACGGCAAGTATGCCGACGAGGTATTGGCCAAGCAATTAAAACCCGAAGTGCTTCAGGAAATCCGGCAGATTGAAGCTAAAAAGGACTTCGGCAACCCGCGCTACATGGGCCTGCTCGAACCCAATTTTTATGCCGAGCACTTGTGCCGTATTGTGCCTAACCCCGAGCCGGTGCGCCGCGCCATGAGCAAGATTAACCAATCGCTCTACGTGACGATGCAGGGTCCCAGCGAGTTCGGCATTTCGGGCAAGCTCACCCATTGGGACCGTACCAAGGACTTGCCCCAGCTCACAATTCCGGTGCTGAGCATTGGCGGGAAGTACGACACAATGGACCCCGCCCACATGGCCTGGATTGCCACCCAGGTGAAGCAGGGGGCCGCCCTCATCTGCCCGCAGGGTAGCCACATGGCCATGTATGATGACCAACAAACGTACATGACCGGCCTTCGCAAATTCCTGAAAACCGTGGACGACGGTTCGTTCCGGGCCGGAATGAAGATGTAG
- a CDS encoding RNA polymerase sigma factor has product MPPSPRLPGAGFLVRWSGGAGVFCRVLFRRRPPTVPADVLSDQEVLARYRQSGDVGALGVLYERHLPEIFAVCRRYLAPPDEDAQDAAMQLFEQLVVKLRSHAPDNFSAWLYTTARNFCLMELRARQRGTASGGPLVLFPEAIDVENAAARHLPNAITEAEADRQHEDDLQALELALSQLPPEQRRCLELFYLEEKSYQEIVAATSLALNLVKSHLQNGRRMLKRSIGKEWRMKKEE; this is encoded by the coding sequence TTGCCTCCGAGCCCGCGCCTACCCGGCGCGGGCTTTTTGGTGCGCTGGTCGGGCGGGGCGGGTGTATTTTGCCGCGTGTTATTTCGCCGCCGCCCTCCCACCGTTCCCGCCGACGTACTCTCCGACCAGGAGGTGCTGGCGCGCTACCGCCAAAGTGGCGACGTGGGCGCGCTGGGCGTACTTTATGAGCGGCACTTGCCAGAAATATTCGCCGTATGCCGCCGCTACCTGGCCCCGCCCGATGAGGATGCCCAGGACGCAGCCATGCAGCTCTTCGAGCAATTGGTGGTGAAGCTGCGCAGCCACGCGCCCGACAATTTTTCGGCCTGGCTCTACACCACAGCCCGCAATTTTTGCCTGATGGAGCTGCGCGCCCGGCAGCGCGGCACAGCCAGCGGCGGCCCGCTGGTGCTCTTCCCGGAAGCTATTGACGTGGAAAATGCCGCCGCCCGGCATCTACCCAATGCCATTACCGAGGCCGAAGCCGACCGCCAGCACGAAGACGACCTGCAAGCCTTGGAGCTGGCCCTGAGCCAGCTCCCCCCCGAGCAGCGCCGCTGCCTGGAATTATTTTACCTGGAAGAAAAATCGTATCAGGAAATAGTGGCCGCTACCAGCCTAGCCCTCAACCTAGTGAAAAGCCACCTGCAAAACGGCCGCCGAATGCTCAAGCGTAGCATAGGCAAGGAATGGAGAATGAAGAAGGAGGAATAA